From a region of the Halomonas sp. HL-93 genome:
- a CDS encoding helix-turn-helix transcriptional regulator: MTAARTLTRTREDLAAFLRKHREKIAPEEMGLPRGRRRRTPGLRREEVAALAGVGLTWYTWLEQGRDISVSATFLDNLSKVLKLDAAERRHLFLLAHQRLPSELGKTWCSVPSLVQTLMDDLPTRPAYILNLRWDVLAWNAAADKLFNFSAHAPERRNMLWLLFTDPAMRQRLSPWEEQVCQMLSSFRRDFARATEDPSIDGLVEELTKVAPEFKAWWKNQEVNAPCQGVRHLNLDGIGAIAFEHTTLTVDEERHLRLVYYAHQGSDTEKNAFNEWVVG, translated from the coding sequence ATGACTGCTGCCCGGACGCTAACTCGAACGCGGGAAGACTTGGCTGCGTTTCTACGCAAGCATCGCGAGAAAATTGCCCCGGAAGAGATGGGGCTGCCACGTGGCCGTCGAAGGCGAACGCCAGGATTAAGACGCGAAGAGGTCGCCGCTTTAGCGGGCGTGGGGCTGACTTGGTATACCTGGTTGGAGCAGGGCCGCGATATTAGCGTATCGGCGACGTTTCTGGATAACTTATCCAAAGTGCTCAAGCTGGATGCGGCCGAGCGCCGCCATCTGTTCTTACTTGCCCATCAGCGGCTACCCTCTGAGCTAGGCAAAACCTGGTGCAGCGTGCCGTCGCTGGTGCAAACCTTGATGGACGACCTGCCCACACGGCCTGCCTATATCCTTAATTTACGCTGGGATGTGCTGGCCTGGAACGCTGCGGCCGATAAGCTGTTCAACTTCTCTGCCCATGCACCCGAGCGCCGCAATATGCTCTGGTTGTTATTTACCGATCCTGCCATGCGCCAGCGGTTATCACCCTGGGAGGAGCAGGTTTGCCAAATGCTATCCAGCTTCCGACGCGACTTTGCCCGCGCGACCGAAGATCCCTCTATCGATGGGTTGGTTGAAGAGTTAACCAAAGTGGCGCCCGAGTTTAAGGCATGGTGGAAAAATCAGGAGGTCAACGCCCCTTGCCAGGGCGTGCGCCATCTTAATCTGGATGGGATTGGCGCTATCGCGTTTGAACACACCACGCTCACCGTTGATGAGGAGCGTCACCTACGGTTGGTTTATTATGCCCATCAGGGGAGCGACACCGAGAAGAATGCTTTTAATGAGTGGGTGGTGGGTTAA
- the msrQ gene encoding protein-methionine-sulfoxide reductase heme-binding subunit MsrQ → MATQHKWLAWRVAVFLAALSPLVFWGWQVANNAAGPEPGRYLLLNIGIGGLWMLLLTLSLTPLTKLTRWKGFALIRRQLGLWTLAYATLHLLSYALFILGLNWALLGSEIVKRPYIIVGMIALIGLAVLGATSNKWSMRRLGKRWKSLHKFSYVILGLVLLHFFWVVRADMSEWAMYAVIGALLMATRLPPVSRTLPKLRYRLSR, encoded by the coding sequence ATGGCGACACAGCACAAATGGCTCGCTTGGCGCGTGGCGGTCTTTCTGGCGGCGCTTTCGCCGCTGGTCTTCTGGGGCTGGCAGGTGGCCAACAACGCCGCTGGCCCAGAACCAGGGCGCTATCTGTTGCTAAACATTGGTATTGGCGGGCTGTGGATGCTGCTGCTCACCCTCAGCCTGACGCCGTTGACCAAGCTCACCCGCTGGAAAGGCTTCGCGCTGATCCGGCGCCAGTTGGGTCTCTGGACGCTCGCCTACGCCACCCTGCACCTGCTCAGCTACGCGCTGTTTATCCTGGGGCTTAACTGGGCACTGCTGGGCAGCGAAATCGTCAAACGGCCCTACATTATCGTCGGCATGATTGCGCTGATCGGCCTGGCCGTACTGGGCGCGACGTCCAACAAGTGGTCTATGCGCCGCTTGGGCAAGCGCTGGAAATCGCTACACAAATTTTCCTACGTCATCTTGGGGTTGGTGCTACTGCACTTCTTCTGGGTCGTACGTGCCGATATGAGCGAATGGGCTATGTATGCGGTTATTGGGGCGCTCCTCATGGCTACCCGTCTTCCACCCGTCTCGCGCACGTTGCCTAAACTGCGTTATCGATTAAGTCGTTAA
- a CDS encoding glutamate racemase, which yields MHQPIAVFDAGIGSYAIVAEIHKRLPKQDIVYFADRASFPYGSKGQEELLAVMQRTLRFLEGYAPSAIVIASNAPSIMVLDDIRQNTLVPLSGVYPPIEEALAMSASGKIGIMGVHSLIESSPLKQFIARYAPNPDNVSLINASSIVELVENGAFLFDPNATQKAVTAFSDDVFQQHPDIDTLTLSSTHLPWLRPFFETARPGCRFLDPAESIVTGLGEGTPGTGQIQGLVTESETYNIETFRRMLQQFGVDIPLEIASVP from the coding sequence ATGCATCAGCCGATTGCTGTTTTCGACGCTGGCATTGGTAGCTATGCCATTGTGGCCGAGATACACAAGCGTCTTCCTAAACAGGATATTGTGTATTTCGCTGACCGGGCGAGCTTTCCTTATGGCAGCAAAGGGCAAGAAGAGCTACTCGCTGTCATGCAACGCACGCTGCGCTTTCTCGAAGGCTACGCCCCCTCGGCCATCGTCATCGCCTCGAACGCACCTTCTATCATGGTGCTGGATGACATTCGCCAGAACACCTTGGTGCCATTGTCCGGCGTCTACCCGCCCATCGAAGAAGCACTCGCCATGTCAGCGAGCGGCAAGATTGGCATCATGGGGGTGCATTCACTCATCGAAAGCTCGCCGCTGAAGCAGTTCATCGCTCGCTATGCACCCAACCCGGATAATGTCAGCCTGATCAATGCTTCTTCCATAGTGGAACTTGTCGAGAATGGCGCCTTTCTATTCGACCCGAACGCCACGCAGAAAGCGGTCACGGCTTTTAGCGATGACGTCTTCCAGCAGCATCCTGATATCGACACGCTGACACTTTCGAGCACGCATTTACCATGGCTGCGTCCCTTCTTCGAAACAGCACGACCCGGTTGCCGCTTCCTCGACCCCGCTGAATCGATTGTCACGGGGCTAGGCGAAGGAACACCGGGTACAGGTCAGATCCAAGGGCTGGTAACAGAAAGTGAGACCTATAATATTGAGACATTCCGACGTATGTTGCAGCAGTTCGGCGTGGACATCCCGTTAGAGATAGCCTCAGTGCCATAA
- a CDS encoding DUF2157 domain-containing protein has protein sequence MASKRRELVSLIDQGAIPPAQMARAVKVAGLHPSPRAWGVFVDRLLLWLGSLVLAFAVLFFVAYNWADMGRWPRFGLVQGALALAVAIAVWGKASRWVARAALTAASLLVGVLLALFGQVYQTGADPWQLFFIWAVLILPWVLILRFALLWILWLGLLNLAVWLYFRTWGGVLDVWFISSDAVFWWLFALNTTALAVWEWGIKRWGWCSNRWPLRILALGSGLPITLLIMIWIVDAMTYLAPALVAYPLWLAALYGVYRCWRPDLLVVAVGCVSVISVVTLLLARFLIWQGEWQAGSMLMLALVVFAMGAGAVVWLKRLHAEELQ, from the coding sequence ATGGCTTCAAAACGCCGCGAACTGGTGTCGTTAATTGACCAAGGCGCAATACCGCCTGCGCAGATGGCGCGTGCCGTGAAGGTTGCCGGGCTGCACCCTTCGCCCCGTGCATGGGGCGTGTTTGTGGATCGGCTTTTGCTATGGCTAGGCAGCTTGGTGCTTGCCTTCGCGGTGCTGTTTTTCGTGGCGTACAACTGGGCCGATATGGGCCGCTGGCCGCGCTTTGGGTTGGTGCAGGGGGCACTAGCACTGGCGGTGGCGATTGCCGTATGGGGCAAAGCCAGCCGGTGGGTGGCGCGTGCTGCGTTGACGGCTGCGTCGTTGCTGGTGGGGGTGCTGTTGGCGCTGTTCGGCCAGGTGTATCAAACCGGCGCCGACCCTTGGCAGTTGTTTTTTATCTGGGCCGTTTTGATATTGCCCTGGGTGCTTATCCTTCGTTTTGCTCTGCTTTGGATACTATGGCTGGGGCTACTTAATCTGGCGGTGTGGCTTTATTTTCGTACCTGGGGCGGTGTGTTGGATGTGTGGTTTATCAGTAGCGATGCCGTTTTCTGGTGGCTCTTTGCGCTCAATACCACCGCTCTTGCCGTGTGGGAGTGGGGAATAAAGCGCTGGGGTTGGTGTTCCAACCGTTGGCCGCTTCGCATCTTGGCGTTGGGGAGCGGTTTGCCGATCACGCTGTTAATAATGATCTGGATCGTCGATGCCATGACGTATTTGGCACCAGCCCTTGTAGCGTACCCGCTGTGGTTGGCTGCGCTATATGGCGTTTATCGTTGCTGGCGGCCTGATTTGTTGGTGGTGGCAGTGGGCTGCGTGTCGGTCATTAGTGTCGTGACGCTACTGCTGGCCAGGTTCTTAATATGGCAAGGCGAGTGGCAGGCGGGCAGTATGCTGATGCTCGCCCTCGTGGTATTCGCGATGGGCGCTGGGGCTGTGGTGTGGTTGAAACGGCTACATGCGGAGGAACTCCAGTGA
- a CDS encoding RES family NAD+ phosphorylase, whose protein sequence is MSVWEACGGTRNIEPISGTLYRLVESQEQVATLRYVDTLEEQEVLEALLEGAKPPYPEQEQDLHYLLKTPFRYPPLKWGSRFGRVFEPSIFYGGKRIATTLAESAYYRLVFWYSMDGEPVTESLRSEHTLFSADYAANRGVKLNTGPFVEYLDVLRHPVNYASCQQLGSAMRGSEVEAFEYTSARDIQGGSCVGLFTPEALSQHEPTDMRPWLCVTSAHQVSFKPKNAPGVTTYNLDEFLHNGVLPFPA, encoded by the coding sequence GTGAGTGTGTGGGAGGCCTGCGGCGGCACGCGAAACATCGAACCCATCTCGGGCACGCTGTACCGGCTGGTAGAAAGTCAGGAGCAGGTCGCCACGCTCAGATATGTCGACACGTTAGAAGAGCAAGAGGTACTTGAAGCCCTGCTTGAAGGCGCTAAACCGCCTTACCCCGAGCAGGAGCAAGACCTGCACTATCTGCTAAAAACACCTTTTCGGTATCCGCCTCTCAAATGGGGGTCACGTTTTGGCCGAGTGTTTGAGCCAAGCATTTTCTATGGCGGTAAACGTATCGCCACCACCCTTGCTGAATCTGCCTACTACCGACTGGTTTTCTGGTACTCCATGGATGGGGAGCCTGTAACTGAATCGCTTCGCTCAGAGCACACGCTTTTTTCGGCGGACTATGCCGCTAACCGGGGAGTGAAGTTAAACACAGGCCCCTTTGTAGAGTACCTCGATGTGTTGAGGCATCCGGTGAATTACGCCTCATGTCAGCAGTTGGGTAGTGCAATGCGCGGTTCGGAGGTGGAAGCATTTGAGTACACCTCCGCTAGAGATATTCAGGGCGGGTCTTGCGTGGGTTTGTTCACGCCTGAAGCGCTCTCTCAGCACGAGCCAACCGATATGCGCCCATGGCTTTGCGTCACAAGTGCTCATCAAGTGTCATTCAAGCCCAAAAATGCACCAGGAGTGACGACTTACAACCTGGATGAGTTTCTGCATAACGGTGTGTTGCCCTTTCCTGCGTAA
- a CDS encoding alpha/beta hydrolase family protein: protein MPLNIMQRVLPGWGVTYGPPGEGPFPAVMLLHGSEGAWAGWSHRDAMLLAAHGFLAFPYGYSSGGNAWNAGHIVDYPLDRSVEAFKALREFQVVDELVGLYGISRGAEHALLLASLMAKDKLEGMPDAIAAHSPPDVVCGAFDARGFRDVGDPGWQAWDVSKRAWTWRDSYEGLLPTTPIEIERYPGPLLLSHGTKDRMWSVNMTKRLEERLRKHGRNPDVHYYEGEDHMPSSSGQNAHYQLLVEFFEKHL from the coding sequence ATGCCATTAAATATCATGCAGCGCGTTCTTCCCGGTTGGGGCGTTACTTATGGCCCTCCAGGCGAGGGCCCTTTTCCAGCTGTCATGTTGCTGCATGGTTCTGAAGGCGCATGGGCAGGGTGGAGCCACCGGGATGCAATGCTACTCGCCGCCCATGGTTTCTTGGCCTTTCCCTATGGCTACTCAAGCGGCGGTAATGCCTGGAATGCGGGGCATATTGTTGATTACCCGCTGGATCGCAGCGTGGAGGCGTTTAAAGCCCTACGAGAATTTCAGGTCGTTGATGAGTTAGTAGGGCTTTATGGTATTTCACGTGGCGCCGAACATGCGTTATTACTCGCCTCTCTCATGGCTAAAGACAAGCTGGAAGGCATGCCTGACGCGATCGCCGCCCATAGCCCACCCGATGTTGTTTGCGGTGCCTTTGATGCACGTGGCTTTCGCGATGTGGGTGATCCTGGCTGGCAAGCCTGGGATGTCAGTAAGCGTGCTTGGACGTGGCGCGATAGCTACGAAGGTTTACTGCCGACCACACCTATCGAAATCGAACGCTATCCTGGCCCGCTATTGCTTTCTCATGGCACCAAAGATCGAATGTGGTCGGTCAACATGACCAAGCGTCTTGAAGAAAGGTTGCGCAAGCATGGTCGTAACCCTGATGTGCACTATTATGAAGGTGAGGATCATATGCCTAGCAGCTCGGGGCAGAACGCCCACTACCAGTTGCTGGTGGAATTTTTTGAAAAGCACCTTTAG
- a CDS encoding DUF4401 domain-containing protein, whose translation MRKTSSLSARLYQAGIEVNERPHLTPETPWFVRALQAFSGWLAALFLLGFLAIGAVSVMESALGSLSLGFIMLAGAFALFRVSRSDVAEHLALAISLAGQLLVAWALVDVWLESAYVWYALVGLQCLLALVMPSQVHRSFSAFTAGVALYMALESIGMASVASGVVLLALTVLWVNEFRWPTRIKHVQAWGYGLLLSLLVNQGFAHSGQALSFVDDNPVSALVWLMPWLNAALVALALLLLFRTRFQSLSFRARWAAYAGAGALLIVSYHVPSVGQGVVVVLLGFAIGHRVLVGLGVLSLLLGIGSYYYWLDATLLIKALTLLVVGVLLLGLRWALRQWLSSPIDKSGNGSVDHDA comes from the coding sequence ATGCGTAAGACATCTTCTTTAAGCGCCCGGTTGTATCAAGCAGGTATTGAGGTCAACGAGCGTCCACACCTAACACCGGAAACGCCCTGGTTTGTACGAGCGCTGCAGGCGTTTTCTGGCTGGCTGGCGGCGTTGTTCTTGCTCGGCTTTCTCGCCATTGGCGCGGTATCTGTAATGGAAAGTGCGCTTGGGTCGTTGAGTTTAGGGTTCATTATGTTGGCAGGCGCTTTTGCGCTATTCCGCGTGAGCCGCAGCGATGTTGCCGAACACTTGGCGCTGGCCATCAGTCTTGCAGGACAGCTGTTGGTGGCCTGGGCATTGGTCGACGTTTGGCTAGAGAGTGCTTACGTGTGGTACGCGCTCGTTGGCCTGCAGTGCTTGCTGGCGTTGGTGATGCCGAGTCAGGTGCATCGTAGCTTTTCTGCCTTTACCGCCGGCGTGGCGCTGTATATGGCGTTGGAATCAATCGGCATGGCATCGGTGGCCAGCGGTGTGGTGTTGCTGGCACTGACCGTACTTTGGGTCAATGAATTCCGTTGGCCAACGCGTATTAAACACGTGCAGGCGTGGGGGTATGGCCTGTTGCTGAGCCTCCTGGTCAATCAGGGCTTCGCCCATAGCGGTCAAGCGTTATCGTTTGTTGATGACAACCCGGTGAGCGCCCTGGTGTGGCTGATGCCCTGGCTAAATGCTGCACTGGTCGCGCTGGCGCTGCTGTTACTTTTCCGTACGCGGTTTCAATCTTTGTCATTCAGGGCGCGCTGGGCGGCCTATGCTGGCGCGGGCGCGTTGCTCATCGTGTCCTACCATGTGCCGAGTGTGGGCCAGGGCGTTGTGGTGGTGCTATTGGGCTTTGCCATTGGCCACCGTGTGCTGGTTGGGCTTGGTGTGCTGTCGCTACTGCTGGGTATCGGCAGTTATTATTACTGGCTTGATGCCACGCTGCTGATTAAGGCGCTAACGCTGCTGGTGGTCGGGGTGCTGTTACTGGGGCTGCGGTGGGCGTTGCGCCAATGGCTGAGTTCACCGATTGATAAATCAGGCAACGGGAGCGTTGACCATGATGCGTAG
- a CDS encoding GDYXXLXY domain-containing protein, protein MMRSAKWSRVAIVAATLLILAVVNGAIWQKERHLAEGEVVYLALAPVDPRSLMQGDYMALNFALSNDIQRALNRRHKGNTPEARDGHVIVRLDKRRIGHFQRLDDDTSLSDDERRLHYRLRNGQVRFATNAFFFQEGHDERYEPARFGRFRVNQQGEPLLVSLHDEGLEDLTP, encoded by the coding sequence ATGATGCGTAGCGCAAAGTGGAGCCGCGTTGCCATTGTGGCGGCCACGCTGCTGATTTTGGCGGTGGTGAACGGGGCGATCTGGCAGAAGGAGCGTCACCTGGCTGAAGGCGAAGTTGTTTATCTGGCGCTAGCCCCGGTGGACCCGCGCTCGCTGATGCAGGGCGACTATATGGCGCTAAACTTTGCACTGAGTAACGATATTCAGCGCGCGCTTAATCGGCGCCATAAAGGGAACACCCCAGAGGCAAGGGATGGTCACGTCATTGTGCGCCTGGATAAGCGGCGTATTGGCCACTTTCAGCGCCTGGATGATGATACCTCACTGAGTGACGACGAACGGCGGCTGCACTACCGCTTACGCAATGGCCAAGTACGCTTTGCTACCAATGCGTTCTTTTTCCAGGAAGGCCACGACGAACGCTACGAGCCTGCCCGTTTCGGTCGATTCCGGGTTAACCAGCAAGGCGAACCCTTGCTAGTGTCTCTGCACGATGAAGGTCTCGAGGACCTCACCCCCTAG
- a CDS encoding Lrp/AsnC family transcriptional regulator gives MDRMNLKIIRALRQDGRISVTKLSQQVGLSIPAVTERMRKLEESGVIKGYTAVVDLEKIGLAVSAVIGITAFKPQKEKLLAKLDSLPEVAECLHVTGEDSYLIRIYVPTNRDVEEFVAKVNTFGETKTRIVLSEPISMDSRHDVLNRFLSNRHPS, from the coding sequence ATGGATAGAATGAATCTGAAAATTATTCGTGCATTGCGCCAGGATGGCCGTATCTCAGTTACAAAGCTGTCCCAGCAAGTAGGCCTTTCAATACCGGCGGTGACAGAGCGAATGAGAAAGTTGGAGGAAAGTGGCGTTATAAAAGGTTACACAGCGGTAGTGGATCTGGAAAAAATTGGGCTGGCTGTCTCCGCTGTAATTGGTATTACGGCGTTTAAACCACAAAAAGAGAAACTTCTAGCCAAGCTCGATTCTCTGCCCGAAGTAGCGGAATGTCTGCATGTAACCGGCGAAGACTCCTATTTGATTCGAATATATGTTCCCACTAATCGGGATGTCGAAGAGTTTGTTGCAAAGGTAAATACTTTTGGTGAAACTAAAACAAGGATTGTTCTCTCGGAGCCTATTTCAATGGATAGCCGTCATGATGTGTTGAATAGGTTTTTGAGTAATAGGCATCCTTCATAG
- a CDS encoding antitoxin Xre-like helix-turn-helix domain-containing protein: MPALAQPSPTPEGVLAKAVLRAAEQLGLSQSDLAAVLGVHRTTITQLKKSLTLDPNSKQGELALLLIRLARALFTLTGGDQVWIQHFMRTPNRVTGGIPAEQVTRLEGLFAVLRFVDGMRGKV, from the coding sequence ATGCCAGCCCTTGCTCAACCATCGCCGACCCCTGAAGGGGTATTAGCAAAAGCGGTCTTGCGCGCTGCCGAACAGCTGGGTTTGTCGCAGTCTGATCTGGCCGCAGTGTTGGGCGTACACCGCACGACCATTACGCAACTCAAGAAAAGCCTCACCCTTGACCCGAACTCTAAACAGGGCGAGTTAGCCTTGCTGCTCATTCGGCTCGCCCGGGCGTTGTTCACGCTTACTGGCGGCGATCAGGTCTGGATCCAGCATTTCATGCGCACGCCCAACCGCGTCACGGGTGGGATACCGGCTGAACAGGTAACGCGTCTGGAGGGATTGTTTGCGGTGCTGAGATTCGTGGATGGCATGCGGGGTAAGGTGTGA
- the msrP gene encoding protein-methionine-sulfoxide reductase catalytic subunit MsrP, producing MLIKIAKPSDLHESDVTPESIYLSRRRFMGGMAGIGAGLALSGHTQAAADDYSDVPEGDAPDWLKDKISDAKWDAITPSDPEQDKIAPFDDASGYNNFYEFGTDKGDPARHAGSLETQPWSVVVDGEVNNGGRFALEDLVKPAQFEERIYRLRCVEAWSMVIPWLGIPLAEIIKRADPTSKAKYVRFETLRDPDQMRGQRSSFSVIDWPYVEGLRLDEAMHPLTIMAMGMYGRELPNQNGAPLRLVVPWKYGFKSIKSIVRISLVEEQPVNSWQEIASDEYGFFANVNPEVDHPRWSQATERRLPNTLFNSNTIDTRMFNGYEDEVAELYAGMDLRKHY from the coding sequence ATGCTGATAAAGATTGCCAAACCAAGTGATTTGCACGAATCCGACGTCACCCCGGAATCTATCTACCTCTCCCGGCGGCGTTTTATGGGCGGCATGGCAGGCATTGGGGCAGGGCTTGCACTTTCCGGCCATACTCAGGCAGCCGCAGACGACTATTCGGACGTCCCCGAAGGCGACGCGCCCGATTGGCTGAAAGATAAAATCAGCGACGCCAAGTGGGACGCCATTACTCCAAGCGACCCCGAGCAGGACAAGATCGCCCCCTTCGATGACGCTAGTGGCTATAACAACTTTTACGAATTCGGTACCGACAAAGGCGACCCCGCCCGCCATGCAGGCAGTCTGGAAACCCAGCCCTGGAGCGTGGTGGTCGACGGTGAGGTAAACAACGGCGGGCGTTTTGCACTTGAAGACCTGGTCAAACCCGCTCAATTTGAAGAACGCATTTACCGGCTGCGCTGCGTCGAGGCGTGGTCGATGGTGATTCCCTGGCTGGGCATTCCACTGGCCGAGATCATCAAGCGCGCCGACCCGACAAGCAAAGCCAAGTACGTACGCTTTGAAACCTTAAGAGACCCGGATCAGATGCGCGGTCAGCGCTCGTCGTTCTCCGTCATCGACTGGCCTTACGTGGAAGGTCTGCGCCTGGATGAAGCCATGCACCCGCTGACTATCATGGCCATGGGCATGTACGGCCGCGAATTGCCCAATCAGAACGGCGCGCCCCTGCGGCTGGTAGTGCCCTGGAAATACGGCTTCAAAAGCATCAAGTCGATTGTGCGCATCTCGCTGGTCGAAGAGCAGCCGGTCAACTCCTGGCAGGAAATCGCCTCCGACGAATACGGCTTTTTTGCCAACGTGAACCCGGAGGTGGACCATCCCCGCTGGAGCCAGGCGACCGAGCGCCGCCTGCCTAATACCCTGTTCAATTCCAATACCATCGATACCCGCATGTTCAACGGCTACGAGGATGAAGTCGCCGAGCTATATGCAGGAATGGATCTAAGGAAGCACTACTGA
- a CDS encoding LysE family translocator, with the protein MIAAPVGPIGLLCMQRTLADGWKLGFITGLGAASADLLYGILGALGFAAIISLLSTSLLWLSIAGGVILIYLGVSAAKNKTNHSAKNKNPHSPLKAYLTTFFLTLSNPMTIFAFIAIFSAIVPNGNSPTDIGLVKLSIICLGVFLGSMAWWVFLTSAVYFLAAKINESKIKTVSCLAGVSIALFGCHTVVTTIIKVL; encoded by the coding sequence ATGATAGCAGCACCTGTTGGTCCAATAGGATTACTCTGCATGCAGAGAACGTTAGCAGACGGCTGGAAACTTGGGTTTATAACAGGGCTAGGCGCGGCTTCAGCCGACTTGCTATATGGCATCCTGGGTGCTCTCGGTTTTGCCGCCATCATTTCGCTTTTATCAACATCGCTACTATGGTTATCTATTGCGGGTGGGGTAATACTGATTTATCTGGGAGTTTCTGCAGCCAAAAATAAAACAAATCATTCTGCAAAAAATAAAAATCCGCATTCACCATTAAAAGCCTACTTAACTACATTTTTTCTTACATTATCGAACCCAATGACAATCTTTGCATTTATTGCCATATTTTCAGCTATTGTCCCAAATGGCAACAGCCCCACAGACATTGGACTAGTGAAGTTGAGTATCATTTGCTTAGGGGTTTTTCTTGGCTCAATGGCTTGGTGGGTCTTTTTGACTTCTGCTGTGTATTTCTTGGCAGCCAAAATAAATGAGTCTAAAATCAAAACTGTTAGTTGCCTGGCAGGCGTCTCAATAGCATTATTTGGCTGCCATACAGTTGTCACTACTATTATAAAAGTGCTATGA
- a CDS encoding mechanosensitive ion channel family protein translates to MKANNSWPAWLMLVVALTFSSLCAAQTQGGESEDSRWFTVDSINTGLGEAPEDANRVTPRESVRSFLDLTEKEEYEKAAHMLNLLEFSDDEQREKGHDLARQLAEIIQRGERISVDNLSGREDAVIEDPSGQNPRVGETRRNIELASLQVRGETYDIRLGRYRVGDDDPVWLIMPISVSYIPTLYEQYGPSMLEQYIPERLQSSFGMLRIWEWVAIPIFLLFVGLVGWGVHRLFDLMSKWLPTGAFRLFAGQIGMPAALIVMSLFTQMVLNYVVSFSAVATTTFRVLLIGILAWGAGTIALRFVDTLMLRMTRRLVGEIDDTKPKDERKLLTSLYALRRIIILVAVTGVSVYILGQVQLFETLGLSILASASVLAVLVGVAGQAVLGNILSSFQLSFAKPIRIGDLVIFENQWCYVEGIFYTYIRLRTWDERRLIVPVTYFTSKPFQNLSVKSIKMYRYLELTLHLSADVGLLRDKFLEFAKQEDNVIEHHKLLCYVTAQTATAQIVTCYLMTSDPMAGWTAEMNVREKLMAFIRDQHPEWWPREVMVISHQDVARGKRQSQRSEGADNAEGEPSE, encoded by the coding sequence ATGAAAGCAAATAACTCGTGGCCCGCGTGGCTAATGTTGGTAGTGGCGCTAACATTTTCCAGCCTGTGCGCGGCGCAAACTCAAGGTGGAGAGAGCGAGGATAGCCGATGGTTCACCGTTGATTCGATTAATACCGGCCTTGGCGAGGCACCTGAAGATGCCAACCGGGTCACCCCTAGGGAGTCGGTTAGAAGCTTTCTCGACCTCACCGAAAAGGAGGAATACGAGAAGGCTGCGCACATGCTCAACTTGTTGGAATTTAGCGACGATGAGCAGCGCGAGAAGGGCCACGATCTGGCTCGGCAACTGGCGGAAATTATCCAGCGGGGCGAGCGTATCAGCGTCGATAATCTGTCGGGGCGGGAAGACGCCGTGATTGAAGACCCGTCCGGGCAAAACCCCCGCGTCGGCGAAACACGCCGTAATATAGAGCTGGCATCGCTTCAGGTCAGGGGCGAAACCTATGATATTCGTCTGGGCCGCTACCGCGTGGGTGACGACGACCCCGTGTGGCTGATCATGCCCATTAGCGTGTCGTATATTCCAACGCTGTATGAACAATACGGGCCCTCGATGCTGGAGCAATATATTCCAGAACGCCTTCAGTCGTCGTTTGGCATGTTGAGGATTTGGGAGTGGGTCGCCATTCCTATCTTTTTGCTGTTCGTTGGCTTGGTGGGTTGGGGGGTCCACCGCTTGTTTGATTTGATGTCGAAATGGCTGCCCACCGGTGCCTTTCGTCTTTTTGCTGGGCAGATCGGCATGCCAGCGGCGTTGATCGTGATGTCGCTGTTTACCCAAATGGTGCTGAATTATGTAGTGTCGTTTTCGGCGGTCGCGACGACGACTTTCCGTGTTCTGCTTATCGGTATTCTCGCCTGGGGGGCTGGCACCATAGCGCTTCGCTTCGTGGATACCCTGATGCTGCGTATGACGCGTAGGCTGGTGGGTGAAATCGACGACACCAAGCCCAAGGACGAGCGTAAGCTGCTGACCTCGCTCTATGCACTGCGCCGCATCATTATCCTGGTGGCGGTTACCGGTGTGTCGGTTTACATCCTGGGGCAGGTCCAACTTTTCGAAACCCTGGGCTTATCCATCCTAGCCTCGGCCAGCGTGTTGGCGGTACTGGTAGGTGTCGCTGGCCAGGCGGTGTTGGGCAACATCCTGTCTTCCTTTCAGTTGTCGTTTGCCAAGCCCATCCGTATTGGCGATTTGGTCATTTTTGAAAATCAGTGGTGTTACGTAGAAGGCATCTTTTATACCTATATCCGTTTGAGAACCTGGGACGAGCGGCGTTTGATCGTGCCCGTTACCTACTTTACGTCTAAGCCTTTCCAGAATCTTTCGGTCAAGAGCATCAAGATGTATCGGTACTTGGAGCTGACGCTGCACCTGAGCGCCGATGTTGGGTTACTAAGAGACAAGTTTTTGGAGTTTGCCAAACAGGAAGACAACGTTATTGAGCACCATAAACTGCTTTGTTATGTGACGGCGCAAACGGCAACGGCGCAAATCGTGACCTGCTATTTAATGACCTCTGATCCTATGGCTGGGTGGACAGCGGAAATGAACGTAAGAGAAAAGCTTATGGCGTTTATCCGTGACCAGCATCCAGAGTGGTGGCCACGAGAGGTAATGGTTATCAGCCATCAGGATGTCGCCCGCGGCAAAAGGCAGAGCCAGCGCTCGGAGGGTGCGGATAACGCTGAGGGGGAGCCGTCGGAATAG